ACGCGGCCGTAGACATCCTCGGCGAGGTCGTCCGAGAGGCCGAGCACGGCGGCGAAGGACGCGGCGTCGGGGGCGTGCTCGTCGAGGGCGGCGAGGGCCTGGTCGCCCCAGGAGCGGATGGTGCCGGCCTCGAAGACGTTGCCGGGGACGTAGACGGTGTGGACGGGCTGGCGGGTGCCGGGGTCTCCCGGGTAGCGGCGGTCCAGCTCGGCGTCCACCGCTGCGAGGGAGGCGCTGATGCCCTCGCTGACCGCGCCCGCGAGGCTCGTCGACACCTTCTCCTGCTGACCCATCCCACATCCTCCTATTTTCCGCTTCACGGAATCAACAATCCGTATGGCGAAGTTAGTAGCCCCTCGGGACCTGAGTCAATGGTTGTCCGAAACGACCGGGGGCCGCGCGGTGATCATCACCACGCGGCCCCCGGGCCGTACAGAAGCGCAGGTCACGCCTGCACCGCGAGATCAGCCCTTGCGGGACTTGACCTCTTCGGTCAGCTGCGGGACGACATCGAAGAGATCGCCCACGACGCCGTAGTCGACCAGGTCGAAGATCGGCGCCTCGGCGTCCTTGTTGATCGCGACGATCGTCTTCGAGGTCTGCATGCCCGCGCGGTGCTGGATCGCGCCGGAGATGCCGGAGGCGATGTACAGCTGCGGCGAGACCGACTTGCCGGTCTGGCCCACCTGGTTGGAGTGCGGGTACCAGCCGGCGTCGACGGCGGCACGCGAGGCGCCGACGGCGGCACCGAGCGAGTCGGCGAGCGCCTCGATGATGCCGAAGTTCTCGGCACCGTTGACGCCACGGCCACCGGAGACCACGATCGCGGCCTCGGTGAGCTCCGGGCGGCCGGTCGACTCGCGCGGGGTGCGGGCGGTCACCTTGGTGCCGGTGGCCAGCGCGCCGAAGGAGACCGCGAGGGCCTCGACGGCACCTGCGGCCGGGGCGGCCTCGACCGGGGCCGAGTTCGGCTTGACGGTGATGACCGGGGTGCCCTTGGAGACACGGGACTTGGTGGTGAAGGAGGCCGCGAACGCGGACTGCGTCGCGACCGGGCCCTCGTCACCGGCCTCCAGGTCCACGGCGTCCGTGATGAGGCCGGAGCCGATGCGGACCGCGAGGCGGGCCGCGATCTCCTTGCCCTCGGCGGAGGACGGGACGAGCACGGCGGCCAGCGAGCCGGCGGCGGACACCGAATCGTGGGCGGCCTGGAGGGCGTCGACCTTCGGGACCACGAGGTACTCGGTGAACTCGGGGGCGTCGGCCGTGAGGACCTTCACCGCGCCGTGCTCGGCGAGGACGGCCGCGGTGTCGGCGGCGCCGTTGCCCAGCGCGACGGCGACCGGGTCGCCGATGCGGCGGGCGAGGGTCAGCAGCTCCAGGGTGGGCTTGCGGACGGCTCCGTCGACGTGGTCGACGTAGACGAGAATCTCAGCCATGGGACTTCAATCTCCTGCGAACGAAAGGGGCGGTCTGAGCGGCTCGCGCGAGCCTTAGATGAACTTCTGGCCCGCGAGGAACTCGGCGAGCTGCTTGCCGCCCTCGCCCTCGTCCTTGACGATCGTGCCGGCGGTGCGCGCCGGACGCTCGGCGGCGGAGTCGACCGCGGTCCAGGCGCCGGCGAGGCCGACCTCGTCCGCGTCGATGTCCAGGTCGTCCAGCTCCAGGGACTCCACAGGCTTCTTCTTGGCGGCCATGATGCCCTTGAAGGACGGGTAGCGCGCCTCGCCGGACTGGTCGGTCACGGAGACGACGGCCGGCAGGGAGGCCTCGAGCTGCTCCGAGGCGGTGTCGCCGTCACGGCGGCCCTTGACGACGCCGTCCTCGACGGAGACCTCGGAGAGCAGCGTGACCTGCGGGACGCCCAGACGCTCGGCGAGGATGGCCGGGAGGACACCCATGGTGCCGTCGGTGGAGGCCATACCGGCGATGACGATGTCGTAGCCGGTCTTCTCGATCGCCTTGGCGAGCACCAGCGAGGTGCCCATGACGTCGGTGCCGTGCAGGTCGTCGTCCTCGACGTGGACGGCCTTGTCGGCGCCCATGGAGAGCGCCTTGCGGAGCGCGTCCTTGGCGTCCTCGGGTCCGACCGTCAGCACGGTGACCTCGGCGTCGTCCGCCTCTTCGGCGATCTGCAGTGCCTGCTCGACGGCGTACTCGTCGAGCTCCGACAGCAGGCCGTCGACGTCGTCGCGGTCGACCGTCAGGTCGTCCGCGAACTTACGGTCTCCGGTCGCGTCGGGCACGTACTTCACACAGACAACGATCCTCAAGCTCACGCCGGCTCTCCTACTGCATCGTCATAACTGGGCTGCCTTGTTGCTCGCAGCATAGGCGCCTGAAGGGCGGGTTTCCGGTCGGGGCGCCGGACGCCCCGACCAAAATATTACTCGCCAGTACACCCAGTCCGTTACCAGTAAGCAAGCGCTCAGCGATGTGATCTGCCCAACGCGCGGAGAGCGGCGCGCACGGGAACTCTCAGTCGCGCAGCGCGTTGAAGCGGCCGTGGTGGTAGAGGAGCGGCCGGCCGGCCCCGTCCGGGTCCCCCGCGACGGCCTGCGCGATCACGATCCGGTGGTCCCCGGCGGGCACGCGGGCGACCACGCGGCAGACCAGCCAGGCGAGAACGCCGTCGAGGACGGGCACGCCCTCGGGTCCCACGCTCCAGCGGGTCTCCTCGCCGAAGCGGTCGGCGCCGCTGCGGGCGAAGGTGGCGGCGAGGTCCTGCTGGTGCTCCCCGAGTATGTGGACGCCGATGTGCTCGGCCTCGGCCAGCACGGGCCAGCTGGAGGAGGAGGTCCCCACCCCGAAGGAGACGAGCGGGGGTTCGGCGGCGACGGAGTTGAGCGAGGTCGCGGTGAATCCGACGGGTCGCTCCCCGTGCGCGGTGACCACCGCGACACCGGCCGCGTGCCGGCGGAAGACGGAGCGGAGCAGATCCGGGGATGCCTGGCGGGGTGCGCCGATGGTGGGAACGGTGCCGGGTCGGAGGTCGGGCGTGACCGTCATGGAGTTGTCCTTCTGCGAGGGCGGCATGAGAGGGGTCCGGGGGTTGTCAGACACCCGGACAGCGCGCGCTCGCGTTGCGGGCCAGGTCCACATGGGTCCGGCCGTAGAGAAGGAGTTCTTGGGGCACCCCGTCAGAGTGGCGATCGTTGCCGCGTGCAGTCAAGTGCGTACCGGGATGTGGGAGAAGTGTCACCGCGTCAGACCGCCCGCCCCAGGGCGGCGATGACATCCGCCTTGCGGGGCTGTCCCGCGGCCCGCCGGACGACCCGCCCCGTCCGGTCGAGGACGAGGACGGTGGGGGTCCTGGCGATGCCGAGGGCGCGTACGAGATCGAGCCTTTCCTCGGCGTCGATCTCCACGTGCCCGACGCCCGGCACCATCGCGGCGACCTCGGCGAGGGTGCGCCGGGTGGCCCGGCAGGGCTGACAGAACGCGGTGGAGAACTGCACGAGGGTGGCGCGCTCCCCCAGTGCGACGCCGAGCGCCTCGGCTCCCAGCGTGTCGGTACCGGGTATCCCGGGTATCTCGGTCACCCCTGTTTCCCTTCTCTCTCGGCCGTCCCACCTGGTGCAGCGTCGCACGGAAGGGTTCGATTCCCGCCACGACCACCGCGAGTGACGAGAATCTCCCTGTACGAAGCCGCCTGGACTGGTCACGGCGGCCCACATGGGGCACGATCTGCCCAAAGCCGAAAACCTACGGCTGCGTAACTTCGCCGGGAGAACCCTCCCCAGGCACAGAAGAAGGGTTCCTCTCCGATGGCAGAACTCGTGTATCGGCCGGTCATCGGCGCCGCTCTGACCATGTTCAAGGCGCTCGACCTGAAGATCGACACGCAGGGTTCGGAGCACATCCCGCGCACGGGTGGCGCGGTGCTCGTCTCCAATCACATCAGCTATCTGGACTTCATCTTCACAGGCCTGGCCGCGCTCCCGCAGAAGCGTCTCGTGCGCTTCATGGCGAAGGACTCGGTCTTCCGGCACAAGGTCTCGGGGCCGCTGATGCGCGGCATGAAGCACATCCCGGTGGACCGCTCGGCGGGCGAGCACGCCTACAAGCACGCGCTGGAGTCGCTGCGGGCCGGCGAGATCATCGGCGTCTTCCCCGAGGCGACCATCTCCCAGTCGTTCACGCTCAAGGGCTTCAAGACGGGTGCGGCGCGGCTCGCCCAGGAGGCCGGGGTACCGCTGATCCCGATGGCTCTCTGGGGTACGCAGCGCGTCTGGACCAAGGGCCGTCCGCGCAACTTCAAGCGCAGCCACATCCCGGTGACGATCCGCGTCGGCGAGCCCCTGGAGGCCCCCGCCGACCAGTACGCGGGCGCGATCACCCGCCGGCTGCGCGAGCGCGTCCAGGAACTCCTGGAGGCCGCGCAGCGCGCCTACCCGGTGCGCCCCAAGGACGCGAACGACACCTGGTGGGTGCCCGCGCACCTCGGGGGTACGGCTCCGACGCCCGCCCAGGTCAAGGACGCCGGCTGACGGCGGGGCGCAGCCCGGCGACACCCCGCCGAATCGTCACTCCGGGTCGCGGACGGCCCCGTCCCGTCCGGGCCGCGGACGGCCCGTCATTCCGGGTCGCGGACCGTGATCCGGGCTCCCGGGCTGAGCTTCTCCAGCGACTCCGCCAGTTCGGTGCCCGCCGCGAGTAGCTCCTCCCGGGTCATCGGGGCGAGCGATTCGAGCAGGAAGAACGCGTCGACGGTGTCGTCGTCGATGCGGGTACGGGGGCCCTGGCGCCAGTTCCAGCGGCGACACGTCACGCCTTCCTCGTCGCACCAGACGACCTCCCCGGCCTCGGGGTGCTCCACCGTCTCCGCCCCGCCCGCCATGGTGACGAAGGGCTCGTCACCGAGGGCCCGGACGAGGCGCATGGCGCCCCGGATCCTGCCCAGGTCCTCGCCGCCGACCGGGATGAGGTGGGCGACGCTCACCGCGTTGTAGGCGTCGACGAGCCTGTTGATACGGGGCAGGCCGCCGTCCGCGAGCGCCCGCCTGGCGAGCGCCTCCGCGGAGTTGCGGGTACGGGAGGGCTTGGCGCCGAACGCGGAGTAGGCGGCGCGCCAGGCGGCGATGTGCGGGTCCTGGTCCGGCGTCCGGCCGTCGAGCCGCTCGGCGAGCCGGCGCGCGGCGTCGTCGAGGAGGGCCGAACCGGCTTCGTCACTGGGCCCGTTGACCAGGCCGTGGGCCTCGATCACCAGGGCGGTGAAGCCGGGTACGAGGGTGCGCACCTCGTCGGAGACGGTGAGCGTGAGGTTCATGGTCCGCCGTTCGCTGATGTCCGGGGTCAGAGCTCCGTGGGGAGCGTCCGCCAGAGGGACGGCCGGTCGGGCGCGGCGCGCAGCGCGTCCAGAACAGCCGCAGGTGGTTCAGTGTAGAGCACTGGATAATCCACTTCATTGAACTCTGGGCGTACGGTCCAGGCCAGCCGCTCCTCTCCCAGGGAGAAGTGGGCGTCGACGCCGGGCTTGTTCCCGCGCACGTCCTGACGGGCCCAGGCATGCTCCCCGGGCAGCAGCACGGCCACGAGACCATGGATCACCGGGTTCGAGCCGTCGTCGTCGGCGAGCCGCTGGTAACAGAGGGCGGCCGGGATGCCGTGCGCCCGCAGGAGTGCGGCGTACGCGATCGACTTGGCGTAACAGATGCCGGTGCGCCGCTCCAGGACGTCGGAGGCGCGCCAGGTCACGCGCGGATCGTCGGCGTCGGCGGAGTGAGGGACGGTGTCGCGGACATGGCGGTAAGCCGCTTCGGCGTATGCGTATGCGCCGGGGTGTGCGTCGGCGAGGCGGCGCGCGACCGACCGGACCACCGGGTGGTCATGGTCGACGGCCTCGCTCGCGGCCAGATAGGCGGCGATGTCCGGGTTCTGCTGGATGAGTTCCCTGCGTTCCATGCACGGGGAGCGTACGGATACGGCCGGACGGAAGTCAATGACTTTCCGTCCGGCCGTATATTTATGCAGAGCCTGTGCGGCAAGGGCTAGCGGGCCAGCTCTTCCTTCAGGGCCTGGAGGAAGGCGTCCACGTCGTCCTCCGTGGTGTCGAACGCGCACATCCAGCGCACGTCGCCGGCCGACTCGTCCCAGAAGTAGAAGCGGAACCGCTCCTGGAGCCGCCGGGTGACCTCCTGCGGGAGCCGGGCGAAGACCGCGTTGGCCTGCACCGGGTAGAGGATCTCCACCCCGTCCAGCTCGCGCACGCCGGCCGCGAGGCGCTGGGCCATCGCGTTGGAGTGGCGGGCGTTGCGCAGCCACAGGTCCTTCGCGAGGAGGGCCTCCAGCTGCACCGACACGAAGCGCATCTTCGACGCGAGCTGCATGGACAGCTTGCGCAGGTGCTTCATGTGGCTGACGGCGTCGGGGTTGAGGACGACGATCGCCTCGCCGAAGAGCATGCCGTTCTTCGTGCCGCCGTACGAGATGACGTCGACGCCCACGGCGTTGGTGAACGCGCGCATCGGTACGTCGAGCGAGGCCGCGGCGTTCGCTATCCGGGCCCCGTCGAGGTGCACCTTCATGCCCTTGGCGTGGGAGTGCTCGACGATCGCGCGGATCTCGTCCACCGTGTAGACGGTGCCCAGCTCGGTGTTCTGGGTGATCGAGACGACCTGCGGCATCGCCCGGTGTTCGTCCTCCCAGCCCCAGGCCTGCCGGTCGATGAGCTCGGGGGTGAGCTTGCCGTCCGGGGTGGGCACGGTGAGCAGCTTGAGGCCGCCCATGCGCTCCGGCGCTCCGCCCTCGTCCACGTTGATGTGCGCGGACTCGGCGCAGATGACGGCGCCCCAGCGGTCGGTGAGCGCCTGGAGGGCGGTCACGTTCGCCCCGGTCCCGTTGAACACCGGGAAGGCCTCGGCCGTGGGGCCGAAGTGGCTGTGCATGATCCGCTGGAGGTGGTCGGTGTACTGGTCCTCCCCGTAGGCGACCTGGTGGCCGTCGTTGGCGAGGGCGAGGGCCGCGAGGATCTCGGGGTGGGCGCCGGCGTAGTTGTCGCTGGCGAAGCCCCGGACCGACGGGTCGTGGTGACGACGTGCGTCGGTCCTGGGGCCGAGGGCCGCGGTCACGGCTTGGGGGTCAGCCACAGACGCTGTCCATTCACTTCCTGGGCGGGCCTGCTCCACAGCCCGGCGACCTCGTCGGCCAGGACGGTGACGTCGGTGAAGCCCGCGAACTTCGCGTTGGGGCGTTCGGCGCGCATCGCGTCGTGCACCAATGCCTTGATCACCAGGATGGCAGCCGCCGCCTGCGGACCGTCGTCGCCCCCCAGCTTGCGGAACGAGTCGGCCATGGCGAGGGTCCACGCCTCGGCCGCCGCCTTGCCCGCGTTGTACGCGGCGTTGTTGGCGAGCGGCTTGTGCGCGCCGACCTGGCTGATCAGGGCGTAGCGGCCCCGGCCGCCGGCCCGCAGCAGCCCGTCGTGGAAGGCGAGCGAGGTGTGCTGAACCGTGCGGATGAGGAGCTTCTCCAGGAAGTCCCAGTCCGCGAGGTCGGTCTCCATGAACGAGGAGCTGCCGCGCCAGCCGCCGACGAGGTGGACCAGGCCGTCGATCCGGCCGAACTCCTTCTCGGTCTTCGCGGCCCAGTCGCGCGTGGCGGCCAGGTCGAGCAGGTCGACGGTGTCACCGACGACCTTGGCGCCACCGTGGGCGTAGCGGGCGGCGTCGACGGCCTCCGCGAGGCGCACCGGGTCGGCGTCGGAGCCGACGACGGTCGCGCCCGCCTCGGCGAGGCGCATCAGGGTCGCGCGGCCGGCCGGGCCGGCCGCACCGGCGACCGCGATGACGGCGCCGTCGAGCGGCCCGCCGTTTCCGTTGGCGGTCATGGGCGACGCCTCCTCCGTGTCGTCGGTACGAGCGCTCACGCGGCAGCCCGCTCGGCCTGCTCGGTCCGAGAGACGCCGGCGGCGGTGATCCCCTTGGTGTCGGCGATCACTCCCTTGAGCTTCTTGGCGAGGGCCTCAAAGAACATGCTGAGCGGAAACTCGTCCGGAAGCACGTCGTCGACGAGCTTGCGGGGCGGGAGGGAGAGGTCGAGGGCGTCGGGACCCTTGGCCCACTTCGAGCCCGGGTGCGGGGCGAGGTAGGCGGAGACGAGCTCGTACGCCTTGAACCAGTGGACGAGCTTGGGGCGGTCGATGCCGTCGCGGTAGAGCTTCTCGATGTCGGCGCAGAGCTGGTTGGTGACCTCGGGGGCCCGCTGCCAGTCGATCTTGAGGGTGTTGTCCGTCCAGCGCACCACGTCGTTCTTGTGGAGGTACGCGAAGAGGAGCTGGCCGCCGAGACCGTCGTAGTTGCGGTTGCGGTCGCCGGAGAGCGGGAAGCGGAACATCCGGTCGAAGAGGACCGCGTACTGCACGTCACGGCCGTGGGTGTTGCCCTCGGCCTCCAGCTTCACGGCCTCCTTGAAGGCGGTGAGGTCGCAGCGGAGCTCCTCCAGGCCGTACATCCAGAAGGGCTGGCGCTGCTTGATCATGAAGGGGTCGAAGGGCAGGTCGCCGTGGCTGTGGGTGCGGTCGTGGACCATGTCCCAGAGAACGAAGGCCTTCTCGCAGCGCTCCTGGTCGTCGATCATCGCGGCGATGTCGGCGGGCAGCTGGATGCCGAGGGTGTCGACGGCGGCCTCGGTGACCTTGCGGAAGCGGGCGGCCTCGCGGTCGCAGAAGATGCCGCCCCAGGTGAAGCGCTCGGGGGCCTCGCGGACGGCGATGGTCTCCGGGAAGAGGACGGCCGAGTTGGTGTCGTACCCGGCGGTGAAGTCCTCGAAGGTGATCCCGCAGA
This sequence is a window from Streptomyces sp. NBC_00691. Protein-coding genes within it:
- a CDS encoding lysophospholipid acyltransferase family protein; this encodes MAELVYRPVIGAALTMFKALDLKIDTQGSEHIPRTGGAVLVSNHISYLDFIFTGLAALPQKRLVRFMAKDSVFRHKVSGPLMRGMKHIPVDRSAGEHAYKHALESLRAGEIIGVFPEATISQSFTLKGFKTGAARLAQEAGVPLIPMALWGTQRVWTKGRPRNFKRSHIPVTIRVGEPLEAPADQYAGAITRRLRERVQELLEAAQRAYPVRPKDANDTWWVPAHLGGTAPTPAQVKDAG
- a CDS encoding DUF6421 family protein, with amino-acid sequence MTEILVQDVTGGGISTAARVIDHPAWPELKNAVEEIRAWQSTDGSIDFERDDAPARALAELTLDRVVAAVEQLSPLVPHDGAYHRALVSDLRKWAESGFTVPDFLDSLLAFQPAADRVDGLQHLVLFPMYTQNGNPDRNLEAVVLRMVWPEWLAELERTRYDNPLFCGITFEDFTAGYDTNSAVLFPETIAVREAPERFTWGGIFCDREAARFRKVTEAAVDTLGIQLPADIAAMIDDQERCEKAFVLWDMVHDRTHSHGDLPFDPFMIKQRQPFWMYGLEELRCDLTAFKEAVKLEAEGNTHGRDVQYAVLFDRMFRFPLSGDRNRNYDGLGGQLLFAYLHKNDVVRWTDNTLKIDWQRAPEVTNQLCADIEKLYRDGIDRPKLVHWFKAYELVSAYLAPHPGSKWAKGPDALDLSLPPRKLVDDVLPDEFPLSMFFEALAKKLKGVIADTKGITAAGVSRTEQAERAAA
- a CDS encoding B3/B4 domain-containing protein; the encoded protein is MNLTLTVSDEVRTLVPGFTALVIEAHGLVNGPSDEAGSALLDDAARRLAERLDGRTPDQDPHIAAWRAAYSAFGAKPSRTRNSAEALARRALADGGLPRINRLVDAYNAVSVAHLIPVGGEDLGRIRGAMRLVRALGDEPFVTMAGGAETVEHPEAGEVVWCDEEGVTCRRWNWRQGPRTRIDDDTVDAFFLLESLAPMTREELLAAGTELAESLEKLSPGARITVRDPE
- a CDS encoding electron transfer flavoprotein subunit beta/FixA family protein — translated: MSLRIVVCVKYVPDATGDRKFADDLTVDRDDVDGLLSELDEYAVEQALQIAEEADDAEVTVLTVGPEDAKDALRKALSMGADKAVHVEDDDLHGTDVMGTSLVLAKAIEKTGYDIVIAGMASTDGTMGVLPAILAERLGVPQVTLLSEVSVEDGVVKGRRDGDTASEQLEASLPAVVSVTDQSGEARYPSFKGIMAAKKKPVESLELDDLDIDADEVGLAGAWTAVDSAAERPARTAGTIVKDEGEGGKQLAEFLAGQKFI
- a CDS encoding SDR family oxidoreductase — protein: MTANGNGGPLDGAVIAVAGAAGPAGRATLMRLAEAGATVVGSDADPVRLAEAVDAARYAHGGAKVVGDTVDLLDLAATRDWAAKTEKEFGRIDGLVHLVGGWRGSSSFMETDLADWDFLEKLLIRTVQHTSLAFHDGLLRAGGRGRYALISQVGAHKPLANNAAYNAGKAAAEAWTLAMADSFRKLGGDDGPQAAAAILVIKALVHDAMRAERPNAKFAGFTDVTVLADEVAGLWSRPAQEVNGQRLWLTPKP
- a CDS encoding transglutaminase-like domain-containing protein, yielding MERRELIQQNPDIAAYLAASEAVDHDHPVVRSVARRLADAHPGAYAYAEAAYRHVRDTVPHSADADDPRVTWRASDVLERRTGICYAKSIAYAALLRAHGIPAALCYQRLADDDGSNPVIHGLVAVLLPGEHAWARQDVRGNKPGVDAHFSLGEERLAWTVRPEFNEVDYPVLYTEPPAAVLDALRAAPDRPSLWRTLPTEL
- a CDS encoding threonine aldolase family protein, translating into MTAALGPRTDARRHHDPSVRGFASDNYAGAHPEILAALALANDGHQVAYGEDQYTDHLQRIMHSHFGPTAEAFPVFNGTGANVTALQALTDRWGAVICAESAHINVDEGGAPERMGGLKLLTVPTPDGKLTPELIDRQAWGWEDEHRAMPQVVSITQNTELGTVYTVDEIRAIVEHSHAKGMKVHLDGARIANAAASLDVPMRAFTNAVGVDVISYGGTKNGMLFGEAIVVLNPDAVSHMKHLRKLSMQLASKMRFVSVQLEALLAKDLWLRNARHSNAMAQRLAAGVRELDGVEILYPVQANAVFARLPQEVTRRLQERFRFYFWDESAGDVRWMCAFDTTEDDVDAFLQALKEELAR
- a CDS encoding electron transfer flavoprotein subunit alpha/FixB family protein, which codes for MAEILVYVDHVDGAVRKPTLELLTLARRIGDPVAVALGNGAADTAAVLAEHGAVKVLTADAPEFTEYLVVPKVDALQAAHDSVSAAGSLAAVLVPSSAEGKEIAARLAVRIGSGLITDAVDLEAGDEGPVATQSAFAASFTTKSRVSKGTPVITVKPNSAPVEAAPAAGAVEALAVSFGALATGTKVTARTPRESTGRPELTEAAIVVSGGRGVNGAENFGIIEALADSLGAAVGASRAAVDAGWYPHSNQVGQTGKSVSPQLYIASGISGAIQHRAGMQTSKTIVAINKDAEAPIFDLVDYGVVGDLFDVVPQLTEEVKSRKG
- a CDS encoding TlpA family protein disulfide reductase — its product is MTEIPGIPGTDTLGAEALGVALGERATLVQFSTAFCQPCRATRRTLAEVAAMVPGVGHVEIDAEERLDLVRALGIARTPTVLVLDRTGRVVRRAAGQPRKADVIAALGRAV
- a CDS encoding flavin reductase family protein, with the protein product MTVTPDLRPGTVPTIGAPRQASPDLLRSVFRRHAAGVAVVTAHGERPVGFTATSLNSVAAEPPLVSFGVGTSSSSWPVLAEAEHIGVHILGEHQQDLAATFARSGADRFGEETRWSVGPEGVPVLDGVLAWLVCRVVARVPAGDHRIVIAQAVAGDPDGAGRPLLYHHGRFNALRD